From Mucilaginibacter gotjawali:
TTAAACAATTAAAAAATGCAGGCAGCGCATCTGTCGTTTTGATCAGCTCAGTTGCAGCGCAAACAGGGATGCCATACCATGCAAGTATAGCTGCTGCAAAAGGCGCAGTTGAAGGCATTGCGTTGTCACTGGCTGCTGAGCTGTCCGTTAGCCAGATACGGGTAAATGTGGTAGCGCCTTCGCTTACCAACACCCCGTTGGCGCAAAACCTGCTGAACACCCCTGAAAAAAGAGAAGCGTCGGCAAAAAGGCATCCATTGGCGAAATATGGTCAGCCTGAAGATATCAGTAATGCTATAAGCTTCTTATTGTCAGACGATAGCAACTGGATCACCGGGCAGGTGATCGGCATTGACGGCGGCCTGGGTAAATTAAAAACAATTTAATATGGTAAGTATGAAGAGTGATCGGATTGGTGAACTCGATAAACAATATCGGATCAACCTGATCAATAGCTTGGTGGGTTATAAATCTTTACACCTGCTGGGCACCGCAGGCACTGATGGCATTACTAATTTATGCATGGTTAGTTCTGTGTTTCACCTTGGTTCAAACCCGCCGTTGCTGGGCCTTGTGATGCGCCCGGAACGCGACCATAATGATACGCTTCGGAATATCAGCGAAACGGGGCAATACACTTTGAATAATGTGTTACCCGAATGGTATATGCAGGCGCATCAAACCAGTGCCAGTTACCCATCACGCGTATCTGAATTCGATACTTGTGGTTTTACAAAACAATATGTTAGTGGCTTTAAAGCGCCTTTTGTAGGGCAATCCACTGTTCGTGTTGCCCTTGAACCACGTGAGTTTATCGATATGGAAATTAACGGTACTACTATTATTGTCGGGGAGATCGTCCATCTGTTAATTGAAGACAAATTGATTTGCAGTGATGGTACGGTTGATCACTGTAAAGCAAAAACAATGACAGTAGCCGGATTGGATAACTATTGCCTTCCGCAGCCGGTAGGGCGACTGGCCTATGCAAAGCCGGGAATTGAACCTCATTTGTATACAAATAACAATAAATACGTGATATAAGTGATGAAAAAGGATGCGGACGTAATTATTATTGGTGCAGGTTTAGCAGGTTTAACAGCAGCTAAAGTATTAAAGGCAGCCGGCAAATCGGTCCTGGTAATTGAAGCTTCGGATGCTGTGGGTGGCAGGGTAAGAACAGATGAAGTTGATGGCTTCCTGCTTGACCGGGGGTTCCAGGTTTTCCTGACCGCTTATCCTGAAGCGAAACGTTTTTTAGATTACGAAGCGCTGGACCTCTGCCGGTTCGACCCCGGCGCGATGATCTTAGCCAGAAAAGGTATTAGCCGGATAGGCGATCCCATGAGGAAGCCGGGTACCCTGTTGAGTACTTTGTTTTCATCAGCCGCGACATTTACGGATAAACTGCGAATGCTGCGACTGAAGTTAAAGCTTTCCCGTAAAACGATCGATGCTATTTTTGCAGAACCAGAGATCACAACCTTAGCCTACCTCAAAAAAGAAGGATTTAGCGAAACAATCATGAGCCGGTTCTTTAAGCCCTTCATGACCGGCATTTTTCTGGAGGACCAATTAAGCACATCAAGCAGGATGTTTGAATTCGTGTTTAAAATGTTTAGTGAAGGAGATGCAGCCATTCCCGCTAAAGGAATGGGGGCGATCCCATTACAATTGGCCAAGTGTTTGTCAGCAGACGAGATCTTGTTTAATCAGCGCGTATGGGCAATGGAAGACAATAACGTAACAACTACTAAGGGGGCAATTTTTCAAGGTGATTTTATACTTATTGCTACTGACCGCCTCTGTTTACCCATGCCGCTTCAACAATCTGTAAACGCCTATCATTCCGTTACCAATATTTATTTTACGGCCGATAAAAAGCCTTTTGAATTACCGTTGATCACTTTGAATAGCCTCCCTGGAAAGCTGGTAAATAATATTGCAGTAATGAACAATGTATCATCCCGCTATTCATCAAATGGGGATGCTTTAATATCGTTATCGCTCATTGGCGATCACTCGTTGACCGGCGAAAAAGAACTTTGCGCAAGTGTTATAGATGAATTGAAATACTGGTACCCCGAAGCAATTAACTGGAAGCATTTAAAAACTTATCACATTCCATATGCGTTACCAAATGACGATCATGTGCTTAATGAGCCGGTATATAAAAATATGCGTTTGAATGCCAATTGTTTTGTTTGCGGTGATTATTTGATGAATGGCTCGATAAATGCGGCCATGAAAAGCGGAAGATTGGCTGCAGAAGCCGTTATAAATACCATGGGCTAATGATGACCGGACAAAGAAATTACGGCGATAAGTTTTTAAACGTCAAAAGAAGGACCGGAGACCCGCCGGCAGATGATTTTGTGAAATATATATTTGCTGACCCTGTAAAGAAGCAGGAATTGCAGCAATTGCTGAGCGGAAATCCAGGCGCAGGCCAATTAAATT
This genomic window contains:
- a CDS encoding SDR family NAD(P)-dependent oxidoreductase encodes the protein MNFEGKNILVVGGSSGIGLSLVKMLNANYATVYVISRSEPDNLPVGVKHLQTDITATLDAITGFLPDALHGLVYSVGSINLKPFNRLTEADFLNDYRINVLGAARIIQQSLKQLKNAGSASVVLISSVAAQTGMPYHASIAAAKGAVEGIALSLAAELSVSQIRVNVVAPSLTNTPLAQNLLNTPEKREASAKRHPLAKYGQPEDISNAISFLLSDDSNWITGQVIGIDGGLGKLKTI
- a CDS encoding flavin reductase family protein, yielding MKSDRIGELDKQYRINLINSLVGYKSLHLLGTAGTDGITNLCMVSSVFHLGSNPPLLGLVMRPERDHNDTLRNISETGQYTLNNVLPEWYMQAHQTSASYPSRVSEFDTCGFTKQYVSGFKAPFVGQSTVRVALEPREFIDMEINGTTIIVGEIVHLLIEDKLICSDGTVDHCKAKTMTVAGLDNYCLPQPVGRLAYAKPGIEPHLYTNNNKYVI
- a CDS encoding NAD(P)/FAD-dependent oxidoreductase; protein product: MKKDADVIIIGAGLAGLTAAKVLKAAGKSVLVIEASDAVGGRVRTDEVDGFLLDRGFQVFLTAYPEAKRFLDYEALDLCRFDPGAMILARKGISRIGDPMRKPGTLLSTLFSSAATFTDKLRMLRLKLKLSRKTIDAIFAEPEITTLAYLKKEGFSETIMSRFFKPFMTGIFLEDQLSTSSRMFEFVFKMFSEGDAAIPAKGMGAIPLQLAKCLSADEILFNQRVWAMEDNNVTTTKGAIFQGDFILIATDRLCLPMPLQQSVNAYHSVTNIYFTADKKPFELPLITLNSLPGKLVNNIAVMNNVSSRYSSNGDALISLSLIGDHSLTGEKELCASVIDELKYWYPEAINWKHLKTYHIPYALPNDDHVLNEPVYKNMRLNANCFVCGDYLMNGSINAAMKSGRLAAEAVINTMG